Proteins encoded within one genomic window of Salipaludibacillus agaradhaerens:
- a CDS encoding succinate dehydrogenase cytochrome b558 subunit, producing MSSNREFFYRKLHSLLGVIPVGAFLIVHLSVNYFAVRGPEAYNQATHFMENLPFRYFMEATLIFLPLIFHAIYGLYIAFQAKHNTSTYSYFRNWMFRLQRTSGIIVLIFVTWHVWETRIAAAMGAEVNFNMMAEIVENPLALILYIIGITATTFHFANGLWSFAITWGITITPKSQRISTYVTMAIFVALTFVGVRSILAFVG from the coding sequence ATGTCTTCAAACCGAGAATTTTTCTACAGAAAGCTTCATTCATTGTTAGGCGTTATCCCGGTAGGGGCTTTTTTAATTGTTCATTTAAGTGTGAACTATTTTGCCGTGAGAGGGCCTGAAGCTTATAATCAGGCAACACATTTTATGGAAAACCTCCCATTTCGCTATTTTATGGAAGCGACGCTAATATTTCTTCCATTAATCTTTCACGCTATTTATGGTTTATACATTGCCTTTCAAGCAAAACATAACACTTCTACATACAGTTATTTTAGAAACTGGATGTTCAGGCTTCAGCGGACGTCTGGCATTATCGTGTTAATCTTTGTGACTTGGCATGTGTGGGAGACACGAATTGCTGCTGCAATGGGGGCAGAAGTGAATTTTAATATGATGGCTGAAATTGTAGAAAACCCACTAGCACTAATATTGTATATTATTGGAATTACAGCGACGACATTTCATTTTGCTAATGGGCTATGGTCGTTTGCTATTACGTGGGGAATTACAATTACACCAAAATCCCAAAGAATTTCAACGTATGTGACGATGGCTATTTTTGTCGCCTTAACTTTTGTAGGCGTAAGGTCCATTCTTGCATTCGTAGGATAG